The DNA sequence ACGGATGCCGCGTGCCGATCCCGTGGGAGGCCGACGCCCCGGCGTTCGGCTTCAACGAGACCGGCGCCTCGTGGCTGCCGCAGCCCGCGGAGTGGGCGACCTACGCGCGCGACGTCGAGAAGGGCGACGAGACGTCGACCCTCGCCCTCTACACGCAGCTGCTCGCGGTGCGCCGTGAGAACGGCTTCGGTTCGGGCTCGCTCGTCTGGGAGGACGCGGGGCCGGATGCCGTCGCCTTCCGCCGCGGGGCCGTGCACGTCGTCGCGAACCTCGGCACGGAGCCGCTCGACCTGCCCGCCGGCGCCACGGTGATCGTCGCGAGTCAGCCGTTCGACGGCGACGCGCTGCCCGTCGACACGGCCGTCTGGTACACGACGGCCTGACCCGCATCCGCTCTCTTCCCGCCTCTCTCGTCGAGACCCACCACCCGCGTCGAGACCCATCAGCAGCCCCGTACGGGGTGGTGGGCCTGGACGCGCGAGGTGGGTTTCGACGCAAGGAGGGCGGGAAGCGGGGACGCGGACGGGGGCGGGAAGCGGGGGCGGGGCGGGGGCGGGAATCGACGGACGCGGCGTGGGATGCTGGACGCATGGCGCCCGGCATCCCCTCCGTCCTGTTCGTGTGCGTGCACAACGCGGGCCGCTCGCAGATGGCGGCCGGCTTCCTGCGCGCCGTCGCGGGCGACCGCATCGACGTGCGCTCGGCCGGATCGCTGCCCGCCGAGCACATCAACCCGGTCGCGGTCGAGGCGATGGCGGAGCTAGGCATCGACATCACCGCGCAGTCCCCGAAGGTGCTGACGACGGATGCCGTGCAGGCATCCGACGTGGTGATCACGATGGGATGCGGGGACGCGTGCCCGTTCTTCCCGGGGAAGCGCTACGAGGATTGGGAGCTCGACGATCCCGCCGGGCAGGGCATCGACGCCGTGCGGCCGATCCGCGACGACATCCGCCATCGGATCGAGACGCTGGCCGCCGAGCTGCTCGCCTGACTCTTCTTGATCTCCTCCGCCGAGCCACCCCTTTCGTGCCGAAACCCCCCGATACGTGCGGTACGTACCGGGGGGGGGTTCGGCGATAACGGGGTGGCTCGGCGAGCGCGCGGCGACCGGTGACGACGGGGGTCAGGGGACGATGAGTCCCTCGGTCTTCTCCTGCGCGAGCTGGAACCGACGCTGCACGTCCTCCCAGTTCACGATCTCCCAGAACGCCTTCACGTAGTCGGCGCGCACGTTGAGGTAGTCGAGGTAGTAGGCGTGCTCCCACACGTCGAGCTGCAGCAGCGGGGTGACGCCGAGAGGAGCGTTGCCCTGCTGGTCGAACAGCTGGAAGATCACGGGGCGGGCGCCGACCGAGTCCCAGGCGAGCACGGCCCAGCCGGATCCCTGCACGCCGAGCGCCGTGGCGGTGAAGTGCTCGCGGAACGCGTCGATCGAGCCGAACGCGTCGTCGAGCGCCGCCGACAGCTCGCCCTCGGGGTTGCCGCCACCCTCCGGCGACAGGTTCTGCCAGAACACCGAGTGGTTGATGTGCCCGCCGAGGTTGAACGCGAGGTCCTTCTCGAGCTTGTTCACGGCGGCGAGGTCGCCCGCGTCGCGCGCGGCCGCCAGCTGCTCGAGCGCCGTGTTCGCACCGGTGACATAGGCCTGGTGGTGCTTCGAGTGGTGCAGCTCCATGATCTTGCCGGAGATGTGCGGGGCGAGCGCCGAGTAGTCGTACGGCAGCTCGGGGAGGGTGTACGGAGTGGACATGGTGATTCCTTCCTTCGATGGTCTGGAGACGGAGCCGGTCAGTCCTGCGCGCCCGGCAGCGAGTGGAAGCGGCGGTCGATGTAGACGAGCGGGCGACCGGGGCGGCCGAGCAGCACCTCGTCGACCTCGGCGATGACGACGGTCGACGATCCGACGGCCACCGTGGTCATCGGGTGGCAGCGCATAGCGACGCGCGCCTCGCGCAGGTACGGCTCGCCGGTGGGCAGGGCGCTCCAGCCCTGCGCGTCGGTGAAGCGCTCTGCGCCGCTGATCGCGAAGCTCTGCGCGAGGTCGGAGTGCTCGTCGTCGATCAGGTGCACGACGAAGCTGTCGGACGACAGGATCGCCCCGGCGCTGCCGGTGGCGCGGGTCACCGAGAACACGATCGCCGCGGGGTCGACCGCGACGGACGCAACGCTGGATGCCGTGAGCCCCACCGGTCCGTCGGGGGTCGTCGCCGTGATGATGGCGACGCCGGCGGGATGCTGTCGGAACGCGGCCTTGAGTCCTTCGCCGACGGGCGAGGGCACCGGTGCGGGCGGCGGTGTGGTGGTCATTCGTGTGCCTCCTGCGGCGGGAGTGCGGCGATGATCGGGTGGTCGTGCTCGATCATGCCGACCTTGGCGGCGCCACCGGGGGATCCGATGTCGTCGAAGAACTCGACGTTCGCCTTGTAGTAGTCCTGCCATTCTGGGGGCAGATCGTCTTCGTAGAAGATCGCCTCGACGGGGCAGACCGGTTCGCACGCTCCGCAGTCGACGCATTCGTCGGGGTGGATGTAGAGCGAGCGCTCGCCCTCGTAGATGCAGTCGACTGGGCATTCGTCGATGCAGGCGCGGTCTTTGACGTCGACGCAGGGCAGCGCGATCACGTAGGTCATCGAGTGGTCTTCCTCCGAGGCACGGTTCCACCGTAAGACCTCAAGTACACTTGAGGTCAAATCATGGAGACCCCTTGACAGCGCACAGCGATCCCGACCGCGCGCCGCACGCCGCCGACGAGCCGCTCACGATCGGCGAGATGAGCCGGCGCACCGGCGTCGCCTCCTCGGCCCTGCACTTCTACGAGAGTCTGGGCCTCATCGCCTCGACCCGCACGCCGGGCAACCAGCGCCGGTACGCCAGGCACATGCTGCGCCGGGTGTCGCTCATCACGGTCGCGAAGCGCCTCGGCATCCCCCTCTCCGACGTGCAGGAGGCGTTCGCCGACGTCCCCCTCACGCAGACCCCGAGCCACGACGACTGGCAGCGCGCATCGCGCCGGTGGAAGCGCGAGCTCGAGAAGCGCCGGGAGGGCATCGAGCGCCTCGAACGCGAGCTGACCGGATGCATCGGCTGTGGCTGCCTGTCGATGAAGGCGTGCGGCCTGCTCAACCCCGACGACGCGCTCGGCAGCCAGGGCGCGGGGCCTCAGCGCCTGCAGGACTGAGGCGGGTCGGCCCTCCCGCCCGCGCCGTCGAAACCCACCTCGCGCGTCGAGGCCCACCACGCCACTCGTCGCGGGTGGTGGGCCTCGGCGGGAAGGGTGGGCCTCGGCGGGGCGGTGGGCCCCGGTCGCCGAAACCCACCTTGCGCGTCGAGGCCCACCACGCCACTCGTCGCGGGCGGTGGGCCTCGGCGGGAGTGGTGGGCCTCGACGGGAGTGGTGGGCCTCGACGCGGGGGCGGTGGGCCCCGGCGCCGGGCTACACCACCGTGAACGACGCGGACAGCAGCGACTGCTCGCGCGAACTCGGTCCGACGAGCAGGGCGAACTCCCCCGGCTCCACGAGGCGCACACCGGCCGCGTCGACGATCGAGCACTCGGCCACGGGCAGGTCTACCCGCACGATGCGGCTCTCCCCCGGCGCGAGGTCGACCTGTCGGTAGGCCTTGAGCTCGCGGTCGGTCCAGCTGACGCTCGTCACGACGTCGCGCACGTACACCTGCACGGTCTCGCGCACCGGACGCGATCCGG is a window from the Microbacterium sp. LWO14-1.2 genome containing:
- a CDS encoding arsenate reductase ArsC encodes the protein MAPGIPSVLFVCVHNAGRSQMAAGFLRAVAGDRIDVRSAGSLPAEHINPVAVEAMAELGIDITAQSPKVLTTDAVQASDVVITMGCGDACPFFPGKRYEDWELDDPAGQGIDAVRPIRDDIRHRIETLAAELLA
- a CDS encoding superoxide dismutase — protein: MSTPYTLPELPYDYSALAPHISGKIMELHHSKHHQAYVTGANTALEQLAAARDAGDLAAVNKLEKDLAFNLGGHINHSVFWQNLSPEGGGNPEGELSAALDDAFGSIDAFREHFTATALGVQGSGWAVLAWDSVGARPVIFQLFDQQGNAPLGVTPLLQLDVWEHAYYLDYLNVRADYVKAFWEIVNWEDVQRRFQLAQEKTEGLIVP
- a CDS encoding flavin reductase family protein, encoding MTTTPPPAPVPSPVGEGLKAAFRQHPAGVAIITATTPDGPVGLTASSVASVAVDPAAIVFSVTRATGSAGAILSSDSFVVHLIDDEHSDLAQSFAISGAERFTDAQGWSALPTGEPYLREARVAMRCHPMTTVAVGSSTVVIAEVDEVLLGRPGRPLVYIDRRFHSLPGAQD
- the fdxA gene encoding ferredoxin — its product is MTYVIALPCVDVKDRACIDECPVDCIYEGERSLYIHPDECVDCGACEPVCPVEAIFYEDDLPPEWQDYYKANVEFFDDIGSPGGAAKVGMIEHDHPIIAALPPQEAHE
- the soxR gene encoding redox-sensitive transcriptional activator SoxR; amino-acid sequence: MTAHSDPDRAPHAADEPLTIGEMSRRTGVASSALHFYESLGLIASTRTPGNQRRYARHMLRRVSLITVAKRLGIPLSDVQEAFADVPLTQTPSHDDWQRASRRWKRELEKRREGIERLERELTGCIGCGCLSMKACGLLNPDDALGSQGAGPQRLQD